The following coding sequences are from one Saprospiraceae bacterium window:
- a CDS encoding leucyl/phenylalanyl-tRNA--protein transferase: protein MQEYKLNESHYEIPDLADGIYDGLLMVGGSLEFEQLLVAYLNGIFPGTMKASKSCGLLPCLLVLFPKKLKIAKSLKLLMKKNIFLYSVDCNFLDVMLQCKTVARHGEHGSWIHGDIIQAFSDLHEKGLAHSLEIWKEGDLVGGLYGLALGKMFCGESMFFKESNASKIALTALCIELIRRKFKFIDCQQDTPHMKSMGAELVELEEFQNLLQQNKKHALIGQSWKQDPRPITSDDLMQFT from the coding sequence ATGCAGGAATACAAACTCAACGAAAGTCATTATGAAATCCCAGACCTTGCAGATGGCATTTACGACGGCTTACTCATGGTAGGCGGGAGTCTGGAGTTTGAACAATTGCTGGTGGCTTATCTCAATGGAATTTTTCCTGGCACAATGAAGGCCAGCAAATCATGTGGTTTGCTCCCGTGCCTGTTGGTGCTGTTTCCAAAGAAACTGAAGATCGCGAAGAGTTTGAAATTATTGATGAAGAAAAATATTTTTCTATACAGTGTGGATTGCAATTTTTTGGATGTGATGCTTCAATGCAAAACGGTGGCCCGGCATGGCGAACACGGAAGCTGGATACACGGCGATATTATTCAAGCTTTTTCAGATCTGCATGAAAAGGGTTTGGCGCATTCCCTTGAAATATGGAAAGAAGGAGATTTGGTCGGAGGATTGTATGGTCTGGCGCTTGGAAAAATGTTTTGTGGGGAATCGATGTTTTTTAAAGAAAGTAATGCTTCCAAAATAGCTCTGACAGCATTATGTATCGAACTCATCAGACGGAAATTTAAGTTTATCGATTGTCAACAGGATACACCACATATGAAATCAATGGGTGCTGAACTCGTGGAACTTGAAGAGTTCCAAAATCTGTTGCAGCAGAATAAAAAGCATGCCCTTATCGGACAATCCTGGAAACAAGACCCTCGTCCTATTACTTCAGATGATCTGATGCAATTCACTTAA
- a CDS encoding IS66 family transposase — MKINCDLVVVIQDSNKEITNEYLLTQIAEYKKENEYLRQELAQLKRFIFGAKSERFISNEPPLPPNTLFTQVNEEEQPLENLTERITHTREKAVHKRGGRKELPDHLRREVIVLEPEGKTDDMKCIGKNVTEELEYIPGVIYVNRYERPKYKDPKSEKIIIAPMPSRVVDKCIAGPDFMTYAIIGKYLDHNPYYRFLQQLKRMHQVDIPRSTFGGWGSQYVNALEPIFGAHQKVLSANYLQTDESPIKVQSDEVKGKCHLGYMWVSRDPQNNLVLFTYQKGRSAEYFNNHIQGFKGKLQTDGYSVYESCDKNPDFNMFSCWAHARRYFEQALDNDKQRADYVLRQIQILYKIEESAKEQKLSKEERQKWRQENAIPVLNTIKEFLDKNVESILPASAIGKAFVYAIKRWDKLLAYTVHSEVEIDNNLIENAIRPLALGRKNYLFAGSEESAHRSAMVYSLFATCKLHDINPYDWLTDVFHRIKDHPINRISELLPQNWCRSTRRRTLRLLPKCTSWDGYITVTNI, encoded by the coding sequence TTGAAAATAAATTGCGATCTTGTTGTTGTGATACAAGATTCAAATAAAGAAATTACAAATGAATATTTGCTTACGCAAATTGCAGAATACAAGAAGGAAAACGAATACTTACGCCAAGAATTAGCGCAATTAAAACGATTCATATTTGGAGCAAAATCGGAGCGATTCATAAGCAACGAACCACCTCTCCCACCGAATACATTATTTACACAAGTGAACGAGGAGGAGCAACCATTAGAAAATTTAACTGAAAGAATAACCCACACCAGAGAAAAGGCAGTACACAAACGCGGAGGAAGGAAAGAACTGCCAGATCACTTAAGGCGAGAAGTCATTGTACTGGAGCCAGAGGGGAAAACGGATGATATGAAATGTATTGGCAAAAATGTCACTGAAGAATTGGAGTACATTCCAGGAGTCATCTATGTCAATCGCTACGAAAGACCTAAATACAAAGACCCAAAGTCAGAAAAAATAATCATTGCTCCGATGCCTTCGAGAGTAGTTGATAAATGCATAGCTGGTCCAGATTTTATGACTTATGCTATTATTGGAAAGTATTTGGATCATAACCCATATTATAGATTCCTCCAACAACTCAAAAGAATGCATCAAGTGGATATCCCTCGATCGACTTTTGGAGGCTGGGGCAGTCAATATGTCAATGCATTGGAGCCCATTTTTGGTGCTCATCAAAAAGTTCTATCCGCTAATTATTTACAAACGGATGAAAGCCCAATCAAAGTGCAATCAGATGAAGTAAAAGGAAAATGTCATTTAGGATATATGTGGGTCAGCAGAGATCCACAAAATAATTTAGTCCTATTTACTTATCAAAAAGGAAGGTCAGCTGAATATTTTAATAATCATATCCAGGGATTTAAAGGTAAGTTACAAACAGACGGTTATAGCGTTTATGAATCCTGTGATAAAAATCCGGATTTTAATATGTTCAGTTGCTGGGCACATGCCAGAAGATATTTTGAACAAGCACTTGATAATGACAAACAGCGCGCAGATTACGTGTTAAGGCAAATTCAAATTCTTTATAAAATTGAGGAATCTGCCAAAGAACAAAAACTATCCAAAGAAGAACGACAAAAATGGCGACAGGAAAATGCCATTCCGGTTTTGAATACTATTAAAGAATTTCTTGATAAAAATGTAGAATCTATACTTCCAGCCAGTGCAATTGGAAAAGCCTTTGTATATGCAATCAAACGATGGGATAAGCTACTGGCATATACAGTTCATAGTGAAGTAGAAATTGATAATAACCTTATAGAAAATGCTATCCGTCCTTTGGCTCTGGGTAGAAAGAATTATTTGTTTGCAGGTTCTGAGGAATCAGCCCATAGATCAGCTATGGTTTATTCCTTGTTTGCTACTTGCAAGCTCCATGACATTAACCCATATGATTGGTTAACCGATGTCTTCCACAGAATTAAGGATCATCCTATAAATCGTATCTCAGAACTACTTCCGCAGAATTGGTGCAGGTCAACCCGAAGAAGAACATTGAGATTGTTGCCTAAGTGTACTTCGTGGGACGGATACATTACTGTTACAAATATTTAA
- the tnpB gene encoding IS66 family insertion sequence element accessory protein TnpB produces the protein MIPFTSGHRYFLYTGITDFRKSYDGLFGIIKSIMQSNPLSGDVYLFTNKRRNQIRMMVYDTGGLVLLSKRLDRGTFEIMESQTNHIKLNISWTQLMCIMQGIKLNSIRYRKRHIIGEKYLKNNYVN, from the coding sequence TTGATTCCGTTTACTAGCGGACACCGGTATTTTCTATATACCGGTATTACAGATTTCCGCAAAAGTTATGACGGACTGTTTGGAATTATTAAATCAATCATGCAAAGTAATCCATTGAGCGGTGACGTATATCTATTTACTAATAAACGGCGTAATCAAATACGGATGATGGTTTACGATACCGGAGGATTAGTATTATTGAGCAAGCGTTTAGATAGAGGTACCTTTGAAATTATGGAATCGCAAACTAATCATATAAAATTGAACATCAGTTGGACGCAATTAATGTGTATCATGCAGGGCATTAAATTGAACAGTATTCGTTATAGAAAGAGACATATAATTGGTGAAAAATATTTGAAAAATAATTATGTAAATTGA